The following coding sequences lie in one Paracidovorax avenae genomic window:
- a CDS encoding GFA family protein, with protein sequence MKIEGQCHCGAVAYEAEVQPGSMTVCHCNDCQTHSGSAFRANIPAPASGFRLTRGTPRTYVKTADSGARRLLAFCEHCGTPLYACAEEAPTAYSLRIGAIRQRHALGAPKRQIWTRRRLAWVPSPDGVESFDGQP encoded by the coding sequence GTGAAGATTGAAGGCCAATGCCACTGCGGCGCGGTGGCCTACGAAGCCGAGGTCCAGCCGGGCAGCATGACGGTCTGCCACTGCAACGACTGCCAGACCCACTCGGGCTCCGCGTTCCGCGCCAACATTCCCGCGCCGGCCTCCGGCTTCCGGCTGACGCGTGGCACACCGCGCACCTACGTGAAAACCGCCGACAGCGGGGCCAGGCGCCTGCTCGCGTTCTGCGAACACTGCGGCACGCCGCTGTACGCCTGCGCAGAGGAAGCCCCGACGGCCTATTCACTGCGGATCGGCGCCATCCGGCAGCGGCACGCACTGGGCGCCCCGAAAAGGCAGATCTGGACCCGGCGGCGCCTTGCCTGGGTGCCATCCCCCGACGGGGTGGAGAGCTTCGACGGGCAGCCCTGA
- a CDS encoding methyl-accepting chemotaxis protein translates to MKDLKIATRLALGFALILLVMFVMNMLGLTNMGEMVRSVKGVGSEALFKERLISDWARNIHTSVQRTKAVALSADAALSDRFAEEAAASSRQSGDMLKRIDELAQTDQEKALMADIQKTRVAYLASRDALYKAKREGRLDEAQRLFTQEFQPLTVQYLKSVQQLLDLQRADIDAALGKVESGYAQTRIAVAIASVLALVLGAGLGWWITRGITRPLGEAVRVARAVADNDLTSHITTGGRDETGQMLDALRQMNDNLAQVTGRVRQGADSIAVAAREIDAGNQDLSARTERQASALQQTAASIEQLTSAVRQNADSARQANQLAAHASQVAGEGGQVVAGVVQTMGAIDASSRRIADIIGVIDGIAFQTNILALNAAVEAARAGEQGRGFAVVAGEVRALAGRSAEAAKDIKTLIGDSVAKVDEGSQQVAQAGRTMETVVDSIRRVADIMGEISAASAEQSSGIEQVSQAIGQMDQVTQQNAALVEEAAAAAGSLKTQAAMLAEVVAAFRLRDGRGAGAPAASVPVPPPAAKAVSAPAFPPTAAPAAPRPAVAAPARPRTPAVARPAAGKAPALTGRPAPAASAPQPPAPPRKASQSDDDWETF, encoded by the coding sequence GTGAAAGATCTGAAAATCGCCACCCGCCTCGCGCTGGGATTCGCGCTCATCCTGCTTGTCATGTTCGTCATGAACATGCTGGGCCTGACCAACATGGGGGAGATGGTCCGTTCCGTGAAGGGCGTCGGATCGGAAGCCCTCTTCAAGGAGCGCCTGATCAGCGACTGGGCGCGCAACATCCATACGAGCGTGCAACGCACCAAGGCCGTGGCGCTGAGCGCCGATGCGGCACTCAGCGACAGGTTCGCTGAAGAGGCGGCGGCCTCGTCGCGCCAGTCGGGGGACATGCTCAAGCGCATCGATGAGCTGGCGCAGACCGACCAGGAAAAGGCGCTGATGGCCGACATCCAGAAAACCCGCGTGGCCTATCTCGCGTCGCGCGATGCCCTCTACAAGGCCAAGCGCGAGGGCCGGCTGGACGAGGCGCAGCGCCTGTTCACGCAGGAGTTCCAGCCCCTGACCGTGCAGTACCTCAAGAGCGTCCAGCAACTCCTGGACCTGCAGCGCGCGGACATCGACGCGGCCCTCGGGAAGGTGGAGTCCGGCTATGCGCAGACCCGCATCGCCGTGGCGATCGCGAGCGTGCTGGCCCTGGTCCTGGGCGCGGGCCTGGGCTGGTGGATCACGCGTGGCATCACGCGACCGCTCGGCGAGGCGGTGCGTGTCGCGCGTGCCGTGGCGGACAACGATCTCACGAGCCATATCACCACGGGCGGGCGCGATGAGACCGGACAGATGCTGGATGCCCTGCGCCAGATGAACGACAACCTCGCCCAGGTCACGGGCCGCGTGCGCCAGGGTGCCGACAGCATCGCCGTCGCCGCGCGCGAAATCGACGCGGGCAACCAGGACCTGTCCGCGCGCACCGAGCGGCAGGCGAGCGCCCTGCAGCAGACGGCTGCCTCCATCGAACAACTCACCAGCGCCGTGCGGCAGAACGCCGACAGCGCCCGGCAGGCCAACCAGCTCGCGGCCCATGCCTCGCAGGTGGCGGGCGAGGGCGGGCAGGTGGTGGCCGGCGTGGTGCAGACCATGGGCGCCATCGATGCTTCCTCGCGCCGCATCGCGGACATCATCGGCGTGATCGACGGCATCGCTTTCCAGACCAACATCCTGGCGCTGAACGCTGCCGTGGAGGCGGCCCGGGCCGGCGAGCAGGGCCGCGGCTTCGCGGTAGTGGCCGGCGAAGTGCGCGCGCTCGCAGGGCGCAGCGCCGAAGCCGCCAAGGACATCAAGACGCTGATCGGCGACTCGGTGGCCAAGGTGGACGAAGGCTCCCAGCAGGTCGCACAGGCCGGACGCACCATGGAAACCGTGGTGGACAGCATCCGGCGCGTGGCCGACATCATGGGCGAGATCAGCGCCGCGAGCGCGGAGCAGAGTTCGGGCATCGAGCAGGTGAGCCAGGCCATCGGGCAGATGGACCAGGTGACGCAGCAGAACGCGGCCCTGGTCGAGGAGGCCGCGGCCGCGGCCGGCTCGCTCAAGACGCAGGCGGCCATGCTGGCCGAAGTGGTGGCGGCATTCCGCCTGCGGGACGGCCGCGGGGCGGGCGCTCCCGCCGCATCCGTGCCCGTTCCGCCGCCCGCTGCCAAGGCGGTGTCGGCGCCCGCGTTCCCTCCGACGGCAGCGCCTGCGGCACCGCGCCCTGCCGTCGCGGCACCCGCCCGGCCGCGCACGCCGGCCGTCGCCAGGCCGGCCGCCGGCAAGGCGCCTGCACTGACCGGCCGCCCGGCACCGGCGGCATCCGCGCCGCAGCCCCCTGCGCCGCCGCGCAAGGCCAGCCAGAGCGACGACGACTGGGAAACCTTCTAA
- the parC gene encoding DNA topoisomerase IV subunit A yields the protein MSDNDQPTLDFSQPASGDHLGLAGYAQRAYLEYALSVVKGRALPDVCDGMKPVQRRILFAMERMGLAYGGPTRNVPAKPVKSARVVGDVLGRFHPHGDQSAYDALVRLAQDFSQRYPLIDGQGNFGSRDGDGAAAMRYTEARLTRIASLLLDEIDQGTVDFVPNYDGSTEEPRQLPARLPFALLNGASGIAVGLATEIPSHNLREIADACVALVKNPKLADEELAAMVPGPDYPGGGQIISTPGDIQDAYRTGRGSLKVRARWKIEDLARGQWQMVVTELPPGVSAQKVLEEIEELTNPKVKAGKKALSQEQTQLKATVLGVLDVVRDESSKDAPVRIVFEPKTGKVPQQELITTLLAHTSLETSAPINLTMVGLDGKPVQKSLRRMLEEWIAFRQQTITRRSQHRLAKVLDRIHILEGRQTVLLNIDEVIAIIRASDEPKAALMERFNLSDRQAEDILEIRLRQLARLEAIKIEQELKELREEQGKLEDILANPASLRRLMVKEIEADAKQFADARRTLIQAEKRATAEVKVVDEPVTVVVSQKGWVRARQGHGHDAGTFAFKAGDALYGTFECRTVDTLIALGSNGRVYSVAVSQLPGARGDGQPITTLIDLEAGTQPVHYFAGPANAALLLAGTGGYGFIAAVEHMTARNRGGKAFVSLGEGEQLCRPSHAAFTSGSQALAPATHVCCASAGGRILTFEITELKQMANGGRGLMLIDLEPKDTLAGAAAYTRSVRIAGVGRGGKERDETLEIRSLNNARFPRGRKGKAADLGFKPNAVQRVE from the coding sequence ATGAGCGACAACGACCAACCCACCCTCGACTTCTCCCAGCCCGCGTCCGGCGACCACCTGGGCCTGGCCGGCTATGCGCAGCGCGCCTACCTGGAGTACGCGCTCTCCGTGGTGAAGGGCCGCGCGCTGCCGGACGTGTGCGACGGCATGAAGCCGGTGCAGCGCCGCATCCTCTTCGCGATGGAGCGCATGGGCCTGGCCTACGGCGGGCCGACCCGCAACGTGCCGGCCAAGCCCGTGAAGAGCGCCCGCGTGGTCGGCGACGTGCTGGGCCGCTTCCATCCGCACGGCGACCAGTCGGCCTACGATGCGCTGGTACGGCTCGCGCAGGATTTCAGCCAGCGCTACCCGCTCATCGACGGCCAGGGCAACTTCGGCAGCCGTGACGGCGACGGTGCCGCGGCCATGCGCTACACCGAGGCGCGGCTCACGCGCATCGCCAGCCTGCTGCTCGATGAGATCGACCAGGGCACGGTCGATTTCGTGCCCAACTACGACGGCTCGACGGAGGAGCCGCGGCAACTGCCCGCGCGCCTGCCGTTCGCGCTGCTCAACGGCGCGAGCGGCATCGCCGTGGGCCTGGCCACCGAGATCCCGAGCCACAACCTGCGCGAGATCGCCGACGCCTGCGTGGCGCTGGTGAAGAACCCGAAGCTCGCCGACGAGGAACTCGCCGCGATGGTGCCGGGCCCGGACTATCCGGGGGGCGGGCAGATCATCAGCACCCCCGGCGACATCCAGGACGCCTACCGCACGGGCCGCGGCAGCCTGAAGGTGCGCGCGCGCTGGAAGATCGAGGACCTCGCGCGCGGCCAGTGGCAGATGGTGGTCACCGAGCTGCCGCCCGGCGTGTCCGCCCAGAAGGTGCTCGAAGAGATCGAGGAACTCACCAATCCCAAGGTGAAAGCCGGCAAGAAGGCGCTGTCGCAGGAGCAGACGCAGCTCAAGGCCACGGTGCTGGGCGTGCTGGACGTGGTGCGCGACGAGTCGAGCAAGGATGCGCCCGTGCGCATCGTGTTCGAGCCCAAGACCGGCAAGGTGCCGCAGCAGGAACTGATCACCACGCTGCTGGCGCACACCAGCCTGGAAACCTCCGCGCCCATCAACCTGACCATGGTGGGCCTGGACGGCAAGCCCGTGCAGAAGTCGTTGCGGCGCATGCTGGAGGAATGGATCGCCTTCCGCCAGCAGACCATCACGCGGCGCAGCCAGCACCGCCTGGCCAAGGTGCTGGACCGCATCCACATCCTCGAGGGGCGGCAGACCGTGCTGCTCAACATCGACGAGGTGATCGCCATCATCCGTGCGAGCGACGAGCCCAAGGCCGCGCTGATGGAGCGCTTCAACCTGTCGGACCGGCAGGCCGAGGACATCCTCGAAATCCGCCTGCGCCAGCTCGCGCGGCTCGAAGCCATCAAGATCGAGCAGGAACTCAAGGAACTGCGCGAGGAGCAGGGCAAGCTCGAGGACATCCTCGCGAACCCGGCATCGCTGCGCCGCCTCATGGTCAAGGAGATCGAGGCGGACGCGAAGCAGTTCGCCGACGCGCGCCGCACCCTCATCCAGGCCGAAAAGCGCGCCACGGCCGAGGTGAAGGTGGTCGATGAGCCCGTGACGGTGGTCGTTTCGCAGAAGGGCTGGGTGCGCGCGCGCCAGGGCCACGGGCACGATGCCGGCACCTTCGCCTTCAAGGCGGGTGACGCGCTCTACGGCACCTTCGAGTGCCGCACCGTCGATACGCTCATCGCCTTGGGCAGCAACGGTCGCGTGTACTCCGTGGCCGTCTCGCAATTGCCCGGCGCGCGCGGCGACGGACAGCCCATCACCACGCTGATCGACCTGGAGGCCGGCACGCAGCCGGTGCACTATTTCGCGGGCCCGGCGAACGCGGCGCTGCTGCTCGCGGGCACGGGCGGCTACGGTTTCATCGCGGCCGTGGAGCACATGACGGCGCGCAACCGCGGCGGCAAGGCCTTCGTCTCGCTGGGCGAAGGCGAACAGCTGTGCCGGCCGTCGCACGCGGCATTCACCAGCGGCAGCCAGGCGCTCGCCCCCGCGACCCATGTGTGCTGCGCCTCGGCGGGCGGGCGCATCCTGACTTTCGAGATCACCGAGCTCAAGCAGATGGCCAATGGCGGGCGCGGCCTGATGCTCATCGACCTCGAACCCAAGGACACGCTGGCGGGCGCCGCGGCGTACACGCGCAGCGTGCGCATCGCGGGCGTGGGCCGGGGCGGCAAGGAGCGCGACGAGACGCTGGAGATCCGCAGCCTCAACAATGCGCGCTTCCCGCGCGGGCGCAAGGGCAAGGCGGCGGACCTGGGCTTCAAGCCCAACGCCGTGCAGCGCGTCGAGTAA
- a CDS encoding methyl-accepting chemotaxis protein, translating to MQRSLLVVHKLWIAVALLVAMLSAILGVAAVRYQREQALAEAARDEMEKRSQAALRWAGLTETNAARTLAVALTADPLLEAQFKETVAATSARISETQKMLSGMDLSAQDRAQMARIAAARQATLDLRGEAGRLAAAGQRDEARALVLQRYQPTVATYLQLLRDFAQSQADAADAVRDRTIASLQRILLGAVAGLVLLLAGIVAGSVVLIRSIQRPLAEANAVAARIASGDLASPVPQGGGDEFGELLQSLGAMGEALSGVVRQVRQSTDSIAIASAEIATGNHDLSVRTEQASSSLQETAAAMEQLTSTLQQSAGSAQQASGLAASARSVAQRGGDVVTQVVSTMEDIHQSSRRIADIIGVIDGIAFQTNILALNAAVEAARAGEQGRGFAVVAAEVRALAQRSATAAREIKQLIGTSVERVEAGSRLVQDAGATMQDVVRSVQHVNDMIGEITAAATEQSAGIGQVNESVGRLDQTTQQNAALVEESAAAAQSLREQAEQLARTVSVFKLRALPGAAGTALPQPVRGTPRTLAA from the coding sequence ATGCAACGATCACTGCTGGTCGTCCACAAGCTCTGGATCGCCGTCGCCCTGCTGGTGGCCATGCTGTCCGCGATACTCGGCGTTGCCGCCGTGCGCTACCAGCGCGAGCAGGCCCTGGCCGAGGCCGCGCGCGACGAGATGGAAAAGCGCTCCCAGGCGGCCCTGCGCTGGGCCGGTCTCACGGAGACCAACGCGGCCCGCACCCTGGCCGTCGCGCTCACCGCCGACCCCCTGCTGGAGGCGCAGTTCAAGGAAACGGTCGCCGCTACGTCCGCGCGCATTTCCGAAACCCAGAAGATGCTGTCCGGCATGGATCTCTCCGCGCAGGACAGGGCCCAGATGGCGAGGATCGCGGCGGCGCGCCAGGCCACGCTGGACCTGCGCGGTGAGGCCGGCAGGCTGGCTGCCGCCGGGCAGCGGGACGAAGCCCGTGCCCTGGTGCTGCAGCGCTACCAGCCCACCGTGGCCACCTACCTGCAACTCCTGCGGGATTTTGCGCAGTCGCAGGCCGACGCCGCCGATGCGGTGCGTGACCGGACGATCGCATCGCTGCAGCGCATCCTGCTGGGCGCGGTCGCGGGGCTGGTGCTCCTGCTGGCGGGCATCGTCGCGGGCAGCGTGGTGCTGATCCGCAGCATCCAGAGGCCGCTGGCGGAGGCCAATGCAGTGGCGGCGCGCATTGCCAGCGGCGACCTGGCCTCGCCCGTGCCGCAGGGCGGCGGCGACGAGTTCGGCGAACTGCTGCAATCGCTCGGTGCGATGGGCGAAGCGCTTTCTGGCGTGGTGCGGCAGGTGCGCCAGAGCACCGACAGCATCGCCATCGCCAGTGCCGAGATCGCCACCGGCAACCATGACCTGTCCGTGCGCACCGAGCAGGCCTCCAGCAGCCTGCAGGAGACGGCCGCGGCCATGGAACAGCTCACCAGCACCCTGCAGCAGAGCGCGGGCAGCGCGCAGCAGGCCAGCGGGCTCGCGGCCAGTGCCCGCAGCGTGGCGCAGCGCGGCGGCGACGTGGTCACGCAGGTGGTCTCCACCATGGAGGACATCCACCAGAGCAGCCGCCGGATCGCCGACATCATCGGCGTGATCGACGGCATCGCCTTCCAGACCAACATCCTGGCCCTGAACGCCGCCGTGGAGGCGGCGCGCGCGGGCGAGCAGGGCCGAGGCTTCGCCGTGGTGGCGGCCGAGGTGCGCGCCCTGGCGCAGCGCAGCGCCACCGCCGCACGGGAGATCAAGCAACTGATCGGGACTTCGGTGGAGCGGGTGGAGGCCGGCAGCCGGCTGGTGCAGGATGCCGGCGCCACCATGCAGGACGTCGTGCGCTCGGTGCAGCACGTCAACGACATGATCGGCGAGATCACCGCCGCGGCGACCGAGCAGAGCGCCGGCATCGGGCAGGTGAACGAATCCGTGGGACGGCTGGACCAGACGACGCAGCAGAACGCCGCGCTGGTGGAAGAAAGCGCCGCCGCGGCCCAGAGCCTGCGCGAGCAGGCCGAGCAGCTGGCGCGCACGGTGTCGGTATTCAAGCTGCGCGCCCTGCCGGGCGCTGCCGGCACGGCGCTGCCGCAGCCCGTGCGGGGCACGCCCCGCACACTGGCGGCCTGA
- a CDS encoding zeta toxin family protein — protein sequence MSHGAADARRAARPALARPAQPRLRVLAGPNGSGKSTLQSELKPQWIGAFVNADEIEKTLRASGGCLGLRQLGVKGEPPAVLERIRGSFQTFGLGRRLDMPALLAGITLDSELTLRLPGPWDSYLAATLAEAVRRELRDEGRTFTFETVMSHSSKIDFMRETRARGYRVYLYFVATDDPAINIDRVRRRVLQGGHPVPEDKVIDRYHKSIALMTEACEVAHRAYIFDNSGARHRLLAEVTDFDTLRLESSVLNPWFLGTGLWRAFS from the coding sequence GTGTCTCACGGGGCAGCTGACGCCCGGCGGGCTGCCAGGCCTGCCCTGGCCCGACCGGCCCAGCCGCGCCTGCGCGTCCTCGCAGGGCCGAACGGATCCGGCAAGAGCACCCTGCAGTCCGAACTCAAGCCCCAGTGGATCGGCGCCTTCGTGAACGCCGACGAGATAGAGAAGACGCTGCGCGCCTCCGGCGGCTGCCTGGGGCTGCGGCAACTCGGCGTGAAGGGTGAGCCCCCGGCGGTGCTGGAGCGGATCCGCGGCAGCTTCCAGACGTTCGGCCTGGGGCGGCGGCTGGACATGCCGGCCCTGCTGGCCGGAATCACGCTGGACAGTGAGCTGACCCTCCGCTTGCCCGGGCCCTGGGACTCCTACCTGGCCGCCACGCTGGCCGAGGCCGTGCGCCGGGAACTGCGCGACGAAGGCCGGACCTTCACGTTCGAGACCGTCATGTCGCACTCCTCGAAGATCGACTTCATGCGGGAAACCCGCGCGCGGGGCTACCGGGTCTATCTGTATTTCGTGGCGACCGACGACCCCGCCATCAACATCGACCGGGTGCGGCGGCGCGTGCTGCAGGGCGGCCATCCGGTGCCCGAGGACAAGGTCATCGACCGGTACCACAAGTCCATCGCACTGATGACGGAGGCCTGCGAGGTGGCACACCGTGCCTACATCTTCGACAACTCGGGCGCCAGGCACAGGCTGCTCGCGGAGGTGACGGATTTCGACACCCTCCGGCTGGAGTCCAGCGTGCTCAACCCGTGGTTTCTCGGGACCGGGCTGTGGAGGGCGTTTTCCTGA
- a CDS encoding RidA family protein: protein MSIYDKLSALNITLPPVATPAAAYVPYVQTGNLVFLSGHIARKDGKPWVGQFGRDIATEDGKAAARAVAIDLLGTLHAATGGDLNRVQRIVKVMSLVNSTGDFTEQHLVTNGASELLGEVFGDKGKHARSAFGVAQIPMGACVEIELIAELA, encoded by the coding sequence ATGAGCATTTACGACAAACTCTCTGCCCTGAACATCACGCTCCCGCCCGTCGCCACGCCGGCCGCGGCCTATGTGCCCTACGTGCAGACGGGCAACCTCGTCTTCCTGAGCGGCCACATCGCCCGCAAGGACGGCAAGCCGTGGGTGGGGCAGTTCGGCCGCGACATCGCGACGGAAGACGGCAAGGCCGCGGCGCGCGCCGTGGCGATCGACCTGCTGGGCACGCTGCATGCGGCCACGGGCGGTGACCTGAATCGTGTGCAGCGCATCGTGAAGGTGATGAGCCTGGTGAATTCCACGGGTGATTTCACCGAGCAGCACCTGGTGACCAACGGTGCCAGCGAGCTGCTGGGCGAGGTGTTCGGCGACAAGGGCAAGCACGCGCGCAGCGCCTTCGGCGTGGCGCAGATCCCCATGGGCGCCTGCGTGGAAATCGAGCTGATCGCCGAACTGGCCTGA
- the pdxY gene encoding pyridoxal kinase PdxY, with protein MHAVSATAAPSASPPSGEPPLVLSIQSHVAFGHVGNDAAMLPLQMLGIQPVAVHTVQFSNHTGYGEFKGQVFPPAHIADVLDGLRARGVLARCTAVLSGYLGDAGVGEAILAAVQEIRAVRPGLRYLCDPVMGDVGRGVFVRPGIPEFLRRRALAQASIITPNQYEFELLHGVPLGSVDEAVAAARALLGDAAGTGPSLIVVTSLRTPDLPDDRLATLAVTAEAAWLVRTPFIDLQPLPNGMGDVFSAVLLGHLLRGASTPDAVSSAVSSLYALVSRTAPGQRDLPLVACREQIAQPSERFAAEAVRTPARS; from the coding sequence GTGCATGCCGTGAGCGCCACCGCAGCCCCTTCCGCCAGCCCGCCGTCCGGGGAACCGCCGCTGGTGCTCTCCATCCAGTCGCATGTCGCCTTCGGGCACGTGGGCAATGACGCGGCCATGCTGCCGCTGCAGATGCTGGGCATCCAGCCGGTGGCGGTGCACACGGTGCAGTTCTCCAACCACACGGGCTACGGCGAGTTCAAGGGGCAGGTGTTCCCGCCAGCGCACATCGCCGACGTGCTCGATGGCCTGCGCGCGCGCGGCGTGCTGGCGCGCTGCACGGCGGTGCTCTCCGGCTACCTGGGCGATGCCGGCGTGGGCGAGGCCATCCTGGCCGCGGTGCAGGAGATCCGGGCCGTGCGCCCGGGCCTGCGCTACCTGTGCGACCCGGTGATGGGCGACGTGGGCCGGGGCGTGTTCGTGCGCCCGGGCATCCCGGAATTCCTGCGCCGCCGCGCGCTGGCGCAGGCCAGCATCATCACGCCCAACCAGTACGAATTCGAACTGCTGCACGGCGTGCCCCTGGGCTCGGTGGACGAGGCGGTGGCCGCCGCGCGCGCGCTGCTGGGCGATGCCGCCGGCACGGGCCCCTCGCTCATCGTGGTGACCAGCCTGCGCACGCCCGACCTGCCGGACGACCGGCTGGCCACGCTGGCCGTGACGGCGGAGGCCGCCTGGCTGGTGCGCACGCCGTTCATCGACCTGCAGCCCCTGCCCAACGGCATGGGCGACGTGTTCTCGGCCGTGCTGCTGGGCCACCTGCTGCGCGGCGCGTCCACGCCGGACGCGGTATCGAGCGCGGTCAGCAGCCTGTACGCACTCGTGTCGCGCACCGCGCCGGGCCAGCGCGACCTGCCCCTGGTGGCCTGCCGCGAGCAGATCGCGCAACCGTCGGAGCGTTTCGCCGCCGAGGCGGTGCGCACCCCGGCGCGGTCCTGA